The Rhinopithecus roxellana isolate Shanxi Qingling chromosome 13, ASM756505v1, whole genome shotgun sequence genome contains a region encoding:
- the DIDO1 gene encoding death-inducer obliterator 1 isoform X1 — MDDKGDPSNEEAPKAIKPTSKEFRKTWGFRRTTIAKREGAGDAEADPLEPPPPQQQLGLSLRRSGRQPKRTERVEQFLTIARRRGRRSAPVSLEDSGEPTSCPATDAETASEGSVESASEARSGPQSASTPVKEGPASSEKVKGGDDHDDTSDSDSDGLTLKELQNRLRRKREQEPTERPLKGIQSRLRKKRREEGPAETVGSEASDTVEGVLPSKQEPENDQGTASQAGKDDRESKLEGKAAQDVKDEEPGDSGRPKPECEGYDPNALYCICRQPHNNRFMICCDRCEEWFHGDCVGISEARGRLLERNGEDYICPNCTILQVQDETNSETADQQEAKLRPGDADGTDCTSIGTIEQKSSEDQGIKGRIEKAANPSGKKKLKIFQPVIETPGASKCIGPGCCQVAQPDSVYCSNDCILKHAAATMKFLSSGKEQKPKPKEKMKMKPEKPSLPKCGVQAGIKISSVHKRPAPEKKETTVKKAVVVPARSEALGKEAACESSTPSWASDHNYNAVKPEKTAAPSPSLLYKSTKEDRRSEEKAAATTASKKTAPPGSAVGKQPAPRNLVPKKSSFANVAAATPAVKKPPSGFKGTIPKRPWLSATPSSGASVARQAGPAPAAASKKFPSSAALVGALRKPVVPSVPTASPAPGRLGAMSAAPSQPNSQIRQNIRRSLKEILWKRVNDSDDLIMTENEVGKIALHIEKEMFNLFQVTDNRYKSKYRSIMFNLKDPKNQGLFHRVLREEISLAKLVRLKPEELVSKELSTWKERPTRSVMESRTKLHNESKKTAPRQEAIPDLEDSPPVSDSEEQQESARAVPEKNTAPLLDVFSCMLKDTTSQHRAHLFDLNCKICTGQVPSAEDEPAPKKQKLSASVKKEDLKSKPDSSAPDPAPDPADEVMPEALPEVASEPGLESASHPNADRTYFPGPLGDGHPEPSPLEDLSPCPASCGSGLVTTVTVSGRDPRTAPSSSCTAVASAAARPDSTHVVEARQDVPKPVLTSVMVPKSILAKPSSSPDARYLSVPPSPNISTSESRSPPEGDTTLFLSRLSTIWKGFINMQSVAKFVTKAYPVSGCFDYLSEDLPDTIHIGGRIAPKTVWDYVGKLKSSVSKELCLIRFHPATEEEEVAYISLYSYFSSRGRFGVVANNNRHVKDLYLIPLSAQDPVPSKLLPFEGPGLESPRPNIILGLVICQKIKRPANTGELDKMDEKRTRLQQEEVDVPAYPKVTTAPQSEKKPSKYQLYSADTAVSSTPPGSPPPPPPLPEPPVLKVLSSLKPAATSPATAATTAAAASTAASSAASSASKTASPLEHILQTLFGKKKSFDPSVRELPGCTTGLPQEPKTTAEDGVPAPPLLDPIVQQFGQFSKDKALEEEEDDRPYDPEEEYDPERAFDTQLVERGRRHEVERAPEAAAAEREEVAYDPEDETILEEAKVTVDDLPNRMCADVRRNSVDRPAEPVAGATTPSLVEQQKMLEELNKQIEEQKRQLEEQEEALRQQRAAVGVSMAHFSVSDALMSPPPKSSLPKAELFQQEQQPADKPASLPPASQASNHRDPRQARRLAAETGEGEGEPLSRLSARGAQGALPERDACRGGLVGQAPMPVLEEKEPASSPWASGEKPPAGSEQDGWKAEPGEGTRPATAGDSSARPARRVLLPTPPCGALQPSFPLQHDAERDPFTSPGFASQDKALGSAQYEDPRNLHSAGRSSSPTVETEGDREPQARPGEGTTPLPTPGQKVGGAQPQFQGQREPGPHALGMSGLHGPNFPGPRGPAPPFPEESIASNEGPRGPPPARFGAQKGPIPSLFSGQHGPPPYGDSRGPAPSYLGGPRGVAPSQFEERKDPHGEKREFQDAPYSEVSGTPAQFEGTEQAPFLGGRGGAPFQVGGQRRPLLSQLKGPRGGPPPSQFGGQRGPPPGHFVGPRGPHPSQFEATRGPHPSQFEGPRGQVPNFMPGPRGIQPQQFEDQRVHSPPRFTNQRAPAPLQFGGLRGSAPFSEKSEQTPSRFHFQGQAPQVVKPGPRPLLELPSHPPQHRKDRWEEAGPPSALSGSALSGSALSGSALSGSAPGQGPEADGQWASPDFREGKGHEYRNQTFEGRQRERFDAGPKEKPPEEPDAQGRASEDRRRERERGRNWSRERDWDRARDWDRHRDKDSGRDWDRNRERSANRDREREADRGKEWDRSRERSRNRERERDRRRDRDRSRSRERDRDKARDRERGRDRKDRSKSKESARDPKPEASRASDAGAASQA; from the exons ATGGATGACAAAGGTGACCCGAGCAACGAGGAGGCACCTAAGGCCATCAAACCCACCAGCAAAGAGTTCAGGAAAACATGGGGTTTTCGAAGGACCACTATCGCCAAGCGAGAGGGTGCAGGGGATGCAGAGGCTGACCCACTGGAGCCGCCGCCCCCACAGCAGCAGCTGGGCCTGTCCCTGCGGCGCAGTGGGAGGCAGCCCAAGCGCACTGAGCGCGTGGAGCAGTTCCTGACCATTGCGCGGCGCCGCGGCAGGAGGAGCGCGCCCGTCTCCCTGGAGGATTCTGGTGAGCCCACGTCCTGTCCCGCCACAGATGCCGAGACAGCCTCCGAGGGCAGCGTGGAAAGTGCTTCTGAGGCCAGAAGCGGCCCCCAGTCTGCTTCCACGCCTGTGAAGGAAGGACCAGCCTCTTCTGAAAAGGTGAAAGGAGGGGATGACCATGATGACACTTCCGATAGTGACAGCGATGGCCTGACCTTGAAAGAGCTTCAGAATCGCCTTCGCAGGAAGCGGGAACAGGAGCCCACCGAGAGGCCCCTGAAAGGGATCCAGAGTCGCCTGCGGAAGAAGCGCCGGGAGGAAGGTCCCGCTGAGACTGTGGGCTCCGAGGCCAGTGACACTGTGGAGGGTGTCCTGCCCAGTAAGCAGGAGCCCGAGAATGATCAGGGGACTGCGTCCCAGGCTGGGAAAGATGACAGAGAGAGTAAGTTGGAGGGAAAGGCGGCTCAGGACGTCAAAGATGAGGAGCCTGGAGACTCGGGCAGACCGAAGCCTGAATGTGAGGGTTATGACCCCAATGCCCTATATTGCATTTGCCGCCAGCCTCACAACAACAG gtttaTGATTTGCTGTGACCGCTGTGAAGAGTGGTTTCATGGCGATTGTGTGGGCATTTCTGAGGCTCGAGGGAGGCTTTTGGAAAGGAATGGGGAAGACTATATCTGCCCAAACTGCACCATTCTGCAAGTGCAGGATGAGACTAATTCAGAAACCGCAGATCAGCAAGAAGCTAAATTGAGACCTGGAGATGCTGATGGCACCGATTGTACAAGTATAGGAACAATAGAGCAGAAGTCTAGCGAAGACCAAGGGATAAAGGGTAGAATTGAGAAAGCTGCAAATCCAAGTGGCAAGAAGAAACTCAAGATCTTCCAGCCT GTGATAGAGACGCCTGGTGCCTCAAAATGTATTGGCCCCGGGTGCTGTCAGGTGGCGCAGCCCGACTCGGTGTACTGCAGCAATGACTGTATCCTCAAACATGCCGCAGCGACAATGAAGTTTCTAAGCTCAGGTAAAGAACAGAAGCCAAAGCCTAAagagaagatgaagatgaagcCAGAGAAGCCCAGTCTTCCGAAGTGTGGTGTTCAG GCAGGTATTAAAATCTCTTCTGTGCACAAGAGACCAgctccagaaaaaaaagagaccacAGTGAAGAAGGCAGTGGTGGTCCCTGCGCGGAGTGAAGCACTCGGGAAGGAAGCAGCTTGTGAGAGCAGCACGCCGTCGTGGGCGAGCGATCACAATTACAATGCAGTAAAGCCAGAAAAGACTGCTGCTCCCTCGCCGTCACTattgtataaat CCACGAAGGAAGACAGGAGGTCCGAGGAGAAAGCGGCAGCCACGACAGCCTCAAAGAAAACAGCCCCTCCGGGCTCTGCGGTGGGAAAGCAGCCTGCACCTAGAAACCTCGTGCCAAAGAAATCTTCTTTTGCTAATGTGGCAGCAGCCACACCAGCCGTTAAAAAGCCACCCTCAGGTTTCAAGGGCACCATCCCCAAGAGGCCGTGGCTCTCCGCTACCCCATCGAGTGGTGCTTCAGTTGCCAGGCAGGCAGGACCGGCACCTGCAGCTGCCTCCAAGAAGTTCCCCAGCTCTGCTGCCTTGGTGGGAGCCTTAAGGAAGCCAGTGGTACCTTCTGTTCCAACGGCCTCGCCAGCCCCAGGACGCCTTGGGGCTATGAGTGCGGCCCCATCGCAGCCAAATTCACAAATACGGCAAAATATCAGACGCTCCTTAAAAGAGATTTTGTGGAAAAG AGTCAATGACAGCGACGACTTAATCATGACAGAAAACGAAGTAGGAAAAATCGCCCTCCATATTGAGAAGGAGATGTTCAACTTGTTTCAAGTTACGGATAATCGCTACAAGAGCAAATACCGCAGCATCATGTTCAACCTGAAGGACCCTAAAAATCAG gGACTCTTCCATCGTGTTCTGCGTGAGGAAATCTCTTTGGCAAAACTTGTGAGACTGAAGCCAGAAGAACTTGTATCTAAAGAGCTTTCCACGTGGAAAGAGAGGCCGACGAGATCT GTGATGGAGTCCAGAACTAAACTGCACAATGAAAGCAAGAAGACGGCCCCCAGGCAGGAGGCCATCCCCGATCTGGAGGACTCTCCGCCAGTGTCAGATTCAGAG gaaCAGCAAGAGTCAGCACGTGCTGTCCCTGAGAAGAACACAGCGCCGCTCCTGGACGTCTTCAGCTGCATGTTGAAAGACACCACCAGTCAGCACCGCGCACACCTCTTCGATCTCAACTGTAAAATTTGCACAG GCCAGGTTCCCTCCGCAGAAGATGAGCCagctccaaaaaaacaaaaactgtcagCTTCTGTTAAGAAAGAAGACTTAAAATCAAAGCCTGACAGCTCTGCGCCTGACCCAGCTCCTGATCCAGCTGATGAGGTAATGCCGGAGGCTCTGCCTGAAGTTGCCTCTGAGCCAGGCCTCGAAAGTGCTTCTCATCCAAACGCGGACAGAACATACTTCCCTGGGCCTCTAGGAGATGGCCATCCCGAGCCCTCCCCGCTGGAAGACCTGTccccctgcccagcctcctgtGGGAGCGGGTTGGTCACCACCGTCACAGTGTCCGGCCGGGACCCCAGGACCGCTCCAAGCAGTTCATGCACAGCCGTGGCCTCCGCAGCAGCCCGCCCAGACAGCACCCACGTGGTGGAAGCCAGACAGGACGTGCCGAAGCCTGTCTTGACTTCTGTGATGGTGCCCAAGTCCATACTAGCTAAGCCGTCCTCATCTCCTGACGCAAGATACTTGTCAGTTCCTCCGTCACCAAATATCAG CACCTCAGAATCACGGTCCCCTCCGGAGGGAGACACGACCCTCTTCTTGTCTCGACTCAGCACCATTTGGAAAGGGTTTATTAACATGCAGAGTGTGGCAAAATTTGTCACTAAGGCGTATCCTGTCTCTGGGTGTTTCGATTACCTCAGCGAG GATTTGCCTGACACGATCCACATTGGTGGGAGGATTGCACCGAAGACAGTTTGGGATTATGTTGGCAAACTCAAGTCCTCTGTGTCTAAG GAGCTCTGTCTGATCCGTTTCCACCCCGCCACAGAGGAAGAGGAGGTCGCCTATATCTCTCTCTACTCCTATTTTAGCAGCCGTGGCCGCTTTGGTGTTGTAGCTAATAACAACAGGCACGTCAAGGACCTCTACCTGATCCCACTGAGCGCCCAGGACCCTGTTCCATCCAAACTCTTGCCCTTTGAGGGACCAG gtcttgagtcaccacgcccgaaTATAATTCTTGGATTAGTAATCTGCCAAAAAATAAAACGTCCCGCAAACACTGGAGAGTTAGATAAGATGGACGAAAAGCGAACCCGACTTCAACAAGAAGAAGTGGACGTTCCGGCCTATCCAAAAGTAACCACAGCCCCGCAGTCCGAAAAGAAGCCCTCCAAGTATCAGCTGTACTCTGCAGACACGGCTGTCAGCAGCACACCCCCTGGGTCGCCTCCCCCTCCGCCCCCTCTTCCAGAACCGCCGGTGCTAAAAGTGTTGTCATCCCTCAAACCTGCAGCCACCAGCCCAGCCACAGCAGccacaacagcagcagcagcctccaCAGCAGCTTCCTCCGCCGCTTCCTCTGCTTCCAAAACAGCGTCACCACTGGAGCACATCCTGCAGACTCTCTTTGGAAAGAAGAAATCATTCGACCCCTCTGTCCGGGAGCTGCCTGGGTGCACCACAGGTCTCCCCCAGGAGCCCAAAACCACAGCAGAGGACGGGGTGCCGGCGCCTCCACTGTTAGATCCGATCGTCCAGCAGTTCGGTCAGTTCTCAAAAGATAAGGCTctagaggaagaggaggatgacAGGCCATACGACCCCGAGGAGGAGTACGACCCTGAGAGGGCCTTCGACACTCAGCTTGTGGAGCGAGGCCGGCGCCACGAGGTGGAAAGGGCTCCTGAAGCAGCTGCAGCCGAGCGGGAAGAGGTGGCCTACGACCCCGAGGATGAGACCATCTTAGAAGAAGCGAAAGTGACTGTTGATGACTTGCCCAACAGGATGTGTGCCGACGTGAGAAGGAACTCCGTGGACAGGCCTGCTGAGCCGGTGGCTGGGGCCACCACGCCCTCCTTGGTGGAACAACAGAAGATGCTAGAAGAGCTGAACAAACAGATCGAGGAGCAGAAGAGACAGCTGGAGGAGCAGGAAGAAGCTCTCAGGCAGCAGAGGGCCGCTGTGGGGGTCTCCATGGCCCACTTCTCGGTGTCAGACGCCTTGATGTCTCCACCACCAAAGTCGTCCTTGCCCAAGGCGGAGCTGTTCCAGCAAGAGCAGCAACCCGCAGACAAGCCCGCCTCACTGCCCCCTGCCAGCCAGGCATCAAACCACAGAGACCCACGGCAGGCGAGGCGCCTGGCCGCGGAGACCGGTGAGGGGGAGGGGGAGCCTCTCTCCAGGCTTTCGGCACGTGGTGCCCAAGGTGCCCTGCCTGAGAGAGATGCTTGCAGGGGCGGCCTTGTGGGCCAGGCACCCATGCCAGTCCTGGAGGAAAAGGAGCCAGCCTCTTCCCCCTGGGCTTCAGGCGAAAAGCCCCCAGCGGGGTCCGAGCAGGACGGCTGGAAGGCAGAGCCTGGTGAGGGCACCCGCCCTGCCACGGCTGGAGACAGCTCAGCCAGGCCTGCCCGGAGGGTGCTGCTGCCCACACCACCCTGCGGTGCCCTGCAGCCCAGCTTCCCGCTGCAGCACGACGCTGAGAGGGACCCTTTCACCAGCCCAGGGTTCGCGTCGCAGGACAAGGCTCTTGGCTCAGCTCAGTATGAGGACCCAAGAAATCTTCATTCTGCTGGAAGGAGCAGCAGCCCTACAGTTGAAACAGAGGGGGACAGAGAGCCACAGGCCAGACCCGGCGAGGGCACCACCCCGCTCCCCACACCAGGACAGAAAGTGGGGGGCGCTCAGCCCCAGTTTCAAGGTCAGCGTGAACCTGGACCTCATGCTTTGGGGATGTCAGGGCTTCATGGCCCCAATTTCCCGGGACCAAGGGGGCCAGCCCCTCCGTTTCCGGAAGAGAGTATTGCCTCTAACGAGGGGCCACGAGGGCCTCCGCCAGCCAGATTTGGAGCCCAGAAGGGGCCCATCCCTTCCTTATTCTCGGGGCAACATGGGCCACCTCCTTATGGGGACAGCAGAGGCCCCGCACCCTCTTACCTTGGTGGACCACGAGGAGTGGCACCATCCCAATTTGAAGAACGCAAGGATCCCCATGGGGAGAAGAGGGAGTTCCAGGACGCCCCGTATAGCGAGGTCTCGGGCACCCCCGCCCAGTTCGAAGGGACAGAGCAAGCGCCGTTTCTGGGGGGCAGAGGCGGTGCGCCTTTCCAGGTCGGAGGCCAGAGAAGGCCGCTGCTGTCCCAGCTGAAAGGCCCCCGAGGCGGCCCCCCTCCCTCTCAGTTTGGGGGTCAGAGAGGACCACCCCCTGGCCATTTCGTGGGCCCAAGAGGGCCCCATCCTAGTCAGTTTGAAGCTACCCGGGGCCCTCATCCCAGCCAGTTCGAAGGACCCAGAGGCCAGGTCCCTAACTTTATGCCGGGTCCCCGGGGCATTCAGCCTCAGCAGTTCGAAGACCAGAGGGTCCATTCACCACCGAGATTCACAAACCAAAGGGCGCCGGCACCCCTGCAGTTTGGTGGACTGCGGGGGTCTGCGCCCTTCTCTGAAAAAAGCGAGCAGACCCCGTCGCGGTTTCACTTCCAGGGCCAGGCCCCGCAGGTGGTGAAGCCGGGCCCCAGGCCCCTGCTGGAGCTCCCCAGCCACCCGCCGCAGCACCGGAAGGACCGCTGGGAGGAGGCCGGCCCGCCCTCCGCGCTCTCGGGCAGTGCGCTCTCGGGCAGTGCGCTCTCGGGCAGTGCGCTCTCGGGCAGTGCGCCCGGGCAGGGCCCCGAGGCCGACGGACAGTGGGCGTCGCCCGACTTCCGAGAGGGCAAAGGCCACGAATACAGAAACCAGACTTTcgaagggaggcagagggagcgcTTTGACGCGGGCCCCAAGGAGAAGCCGCCGGAGGAGCCCGACGCCCAGGGCCGGGCGTCCGAGGACAGGCGGAGAGAGCGCGAGCGCGGCCGAAACTGGAGCCGAGAGCGGGACTGGGACCGGGCCCGGGACTGGGACCGACACCGGGACAAGGACTCCGGCCGGGACTGGGACCGAAACCGGGAGAGGAGCGCCAACCGTGACCGAGAGCGCGAGGCCGACCGGGGCAAGGAGTGGGACCGCAGCCGGGAGCGGAGCAGGAACCGAGAGCGCGAGCGAGACCGGAGGCGCGACCGGGACCGGTCCCGGAGCCGAGAGCGGGACCGAGACAAGGCCAGGGACAGGGAGCGGGGCCGCGACCGCAAGGACCGGAGCAAGAGCAAAGAGAGCGCTCGGGACCCGAAGCCCGAGGCCTCGAGGGCCTCCGACGCTGGCGCCGCCTCGCAGGCCTAG
- the DIDO1 gene encoding death-inducer obliterator 1 isoform X2 → MDDKGDPSNEEAPKAIKPTSKEFRKTWGFRRTTIAKREGAGDAEADPLEPPPPQQQLGLSLRRSGRQPKRTERVEQFLTIARRRGRRSAPVSLEDSGEPTSCPATDAETASEGSVESASEARSGPQSASTPVKEGPASSEKVKGGDDHDDTSDSDSDGLTLKELQNRLRRKREQEPTERPLKGIQSRLRKKRREEGPAETVGSEASDTVEGVLPSKQEPENDQGTASQAGKDDRESKLEGKAAQDVKDEEPGDSGRPKPECEGYDPNALYCICRQPHNNRFMICCDRCEEWFHGDCVGISEARGRLLERNGEDYICPNCTILQVQDETNSETADQQEAKLRPGDADGTDCTSIGTIEQKSSEDQGIKGRIEKAANPSGKKKLKIFQPVIETPGASKCIGPGCCQVAQPDSVYCSNDCILKHAAATMKFLSSGKEQKPKPKEKMKMKPEKPSLPKCGVQAGIKISSVHKRPAPEKKETTVKKAVVVPARSEALGKEAACESSTPSWASDHNYNAVKPEKTAAPSPSLLYKCMYHLGVGLLDPSRSFWIAIPWACPGLGIAAVC, encoded by the exons ATGGATGACAAAGGTGACCCGAGCAACGAGGAGGCACCTAAGGCCATCAAACCCACCAGCAAAGAGTTCAGGAAAACATGGGGTTTTCGAAGGACCACTATCGCCAAGCGAGAGGGTGCAGGGGATGCAGAGGCTGACCCACTGGAGCCGCCGCCCCCACAGCAGCAGCTGGGCCTGTCCCTGCGGCGCAGTGGGAGGCAGCCCAAGCGCACTGAGCGCGTGGAGCAGTTCCTGACCATTGCGCGGCGCCGCGGCAGGAGGAGCGCGCCCGTCTCCCTGGAGGATTCTGGTGAGCCCACGTCCTGTCCCGCCACAGATGCCGAGACAGCCTCCGAGGGCAGCGTGGAAAGTGCTTCTGAGGCCAGAAGCGGCCCCCAGTCTGCTTCCACGCCTGTGAAGGAAGGACCAGCCTCTTCTGAAAAGGTGAAAGGAGGGGATGACCATGATGACACTTCCGATAGTGACAGCGATGGCCTGACCTTGAAAGAGCTTCAGAATCGCCTTCGCAGGAAGCGGGAACAGGAGCCCACCGAGAGGCCCCTGAAAGGGATCCAGAGTCGCCTGCGGAAGAAGCGCCGGGAGGAAGGTCCCGCTGAGACTGTGGGCTCCGAGGCCAGTGACACTGTGGAGGGTGTCCTGCCCAGTAAGCAGGAGCCCGAGAATGATCAGGGGACTGCGTCCCAGGCTGGGAAAGATGACAGAGAGAGTAAGTTGGAGGGAAAGGCGGCTCAGGACGTCAAAGATGAGGAGCCTGGAGACTCGGGCAGACCGAAGCCTGAATGTGAGGGTTATGACCCCAATGCCCTATATTGCATTTGCCGCCAGCCTCACAACAACAG gtttaTGATTTGCTGTGACCGCTGTGAAGAGTGGTTTCATGGCGATTGTGTGGGCATTTCTGAGGCTCGAGGGAGGCTTTTGGAAAGGAATGGGGAAGACTATATCTGCCCAAACTGCACCATTCTGCAAGTGCAGGATGAGACTAATTCAGAAACCGCAGATCAGCAAGAAGCTAAATTGAGACCTGGAGATGCTGATGGCACCGATTGTACAAGTATAGGAACAATAGAGCAGAAGTCTAGCGAAGACCAAGGGATAAAGGGTAGAATTGAGAAAGCTGCAAATCCAAGTGGCAAGAAGAAACTCAAGATCTTCCAGCCT GTGATAGAGACGCCTGGTGCCTCAAAATGTATTGGCCCCGGGTGCTGTCAGGTGGCGCAGCCCGACTCGGTGTACTGCAGCAATGACTGTATCCTCAAACATGCCGCAGCGACAATGAAGTTTCTAAGCTCAGGTAAAGAACAGAAGCCAAAGCCTAAagagaagatgaagatgaagcCAGAGAAGCCCAGTCTTCCGAAGTGTGGTGTTCAG GCAGGTATTAAAATCTCTTCTGTGCACAAGAGACCAgctccagaaaaaaaagagaccacAGTGAAGAAGGCAGTGGTGGTCCCTGCGCGGAGTGAAGCACTCGGGAAGGAAGCAGCTTGTGAGAGCAGCACGCCGTCGTGGGCGAGCGATCACAATTACAATGCAGTAAAGCCAGAAAAGACTGCTGCTCCCTCGCCGTCACTattgtataaatgtatgtatCACCTAGGGGTTGGCCTTCTGGACCCCTCCCGTTCTTTCTGGATAGCCATCCCCTGGGCCTGTCCAGGACTGGGAATTGCAGCTGTGTGTTAA